The Polyangium aurulentum genomic interval TTGAACGCGTGGTAGGCGTCGATCAGCGGGATCGCGCCGACCTCCACCGCGCGCTGGGCGATCTCGCCGAGGCGCGGCACGATGAACGCGTCCTCGAAGAGCACGGCCGAGATCGCGACCACGCTCGTTCCGGGCTTGATCGCCTCGAGCATGCGATCGGCGAGCGAGGCCCTGTCCGCCGCGTCGACCCACGTCACCCGAAAGCCCTCCTCGGCGAGGCGATGGAGCTGCCGGTAGAGCGAGTGGAACTCCGCGGTCGTCGTGACCACGACGGGCTCGCGCTGGGCGGGGAAGCAGGTCAGAAGCCGCGTCACCAGCTCGTGCGTGCTCTTGCCGAACGCGATGGCGTCGCCCGGATCGAAGCCGAGCCGCGTGAGGATGCCGCGGCCCACCGCGTCGATCCGGGGGAAGATCGACTCCGACCACTTGTCGTCGACGAACCGGGCGGCCTCGTCGAACGCGAGATCCATCGCGTCGCGTGCGACGTCGGGCCACGCCTGGTGCGAGTGGCCCGTGAGCAGCACGCGGCCGCCCGCGAGGAAGCGGCCGTAGGCGGCACGGAGCGCCGCGAGATCCAACGCCTCGTCCGATCCGCCCATCGGGTCCCCTCCCCGCGCGCCGCTCACTTCGCGGGCCGCGCGAAGGTGATGCCGACGATCGTCTCGATCGCCGTGTCCTGAGCCTGCGCGGGCGCGCCCCCGCCGCCGGGCATCTTCACCTCGAGCGACATCGCGCTCTTCATGTTCATCGTGCCCGACTTAGGCGCGACGTCCGTCGTGTCGAGCGAGCTCGAGCCCGTGCCTCCCGACTGGAACGACTTGATGCGCGCGGTCGTGCCGGGCGGCATGCCGGGCGCGTTGACCTCGTCCTTCGCGGCGAGCTGCTTGACCCCCACGTCGAGCGTGAGGAGCGTGTCCTTGCGGTCCTTCAGCGTGAAGGTCGAGACCTGGAGCAGATCGGCGCCGTTCGCCGAGATGCGGCCGATGACCTCCCACTTCGCGCCCGTGCCCACCGGCTCCTCGGGCAAGGGGGCCATCATCGACTCGATCGACTGGTTCATGCCCGCCATGAGCTGCGCCGCCTGCTCTGGCATCGTGGGCGGCAACTTCGTCTTGACGTCGTGCACGCGGCCCTTCTCGTCGACGTAGTACGTCATCGCGAGGCCCTTCATGCTGTCGAGCGAGGGCCGCAGCGCGCCCGCGATCTTCTCCTGCGCCGGGCCCTTGGCCTCGACGTCGACGCGCTGCAGCTTGCCGTCGACCAGCCAGTCGCCGGCCGCCGTGCGATCGCCCGCCGCCAGATCGAAGAGCATGATCATGCGCGGCAGCGAGGTCGCGGGCAGGTTCATGCCGCCGGCCTTCATGCCCATCTGCATGTCCATGCCCATGCTGAAGGGCTTCGTCGGGCCCTTCTTGAGCGCGTAGGAGACCGTCGCCCGCGGCTCGGCCCCCGCCTCGATCAAGCGCACGACGGGCTTGCCGCCGAGCTTGATGATCTTGTCCGCCGCGCCCTTCGGCAGGATGCCGTTCGGCGCGTCCGGCAGGGGCGCCGCCTTGCCGCCGCTCGCCGCGGGCGTCTTCGCCTGCGCCGGAGCCTTGTCGCCCGCGCCGTCGCCCTTCTCGGGCTGCTTGTCGGCGAGCGCCATCGGATCCGCGGGCTTCGGCTCGGCCTTGTCTTCGGCCTTCGCCTCGGGCTTGGCGTCGACCGGCGCGAGCTTGGCCCCTTCCGGCGTCTTGTCCGGCGCGGGCGCCGGCGCGTTCTCCTTGTTGCCGCAGGCGACGATCGACAGCGCAAAAACGCCAAGGAGCGAAAGCCGCCGGAATGAGCTCGACATCACGATCACCTCCCGGTCCTCTCGGACCGGCCTTCTCGAGGGCACACGCGCCGCGCGGCGCGGCGGCTACGCCTTAACCCACTTCCACCCGCGCTTCCACATGCCCCGTGCGCGGGCACCCGGCCCGGATCGTCAAACGTCCCCTGCCCTGCACCACCCAGCGCACGCGCTTGCGCCGCAGCCCGCCCGCCGAGCGCGGCAACGCCGGCGCGCTGAGCAGCTCCGACGCACCCCATCCGTCGAGGTGACCCACCTCGATCTCCGCCTCTCCCGCCGCGAGCGACACGCCCGCCTCGGTCGCGATCCGCGCCCGCACCGCGTCGTTCCACGGCAGCGCGCGCGACGACGAGAGCACGAACGTGGGCAGATACCCGAGGTTCTCGACCGTCGCGGAGACCTCCCAGAGATCCTCGCCGATGCGCTTCACCTCGGGGGACGAGACCCGCAGCCGCGGCGCGAGCGAGGCGAGGCGGAAGAAGAAGCGCGCCTGCTGCTCGCACACCTCGGCGAGCCGCTCGGGCGGCGGGTTCCAGATGCCGAAGCGCGGGTCGTGGCCGCCGATCTCCACCTTCCCGAGCTGCGGGTGCTCGACGGATTTCCAAGCGCCGATCACGCGCCCCTTGTTGTGATCCCTGTCCCAGCGCGCGACCTGCACGAGATCCTCGCGCTTGCGGCGCTGGTAGTTGAAGACGAAGGGCCGCAGGACCGGCAGGCCGACCTGCTTCCACAGGTCCCACAGCTCGCAGACCATCGCCACCGTCCCGCGCTGCGCGTAGGCGTAGGCGCAGAGGTCGCCCGAGAGCGGTTTGTCGGGTTCGTAGGTGAACTCCTCGTAGCCGCTCACCATCGGGTAGCCGGTGTATTGCTCGGCCCAACCCTCGAGCTTCAGGTAAAGCGCCAGATCGGACTGATCCATGCGCTTGTCCGTCTTGTCGCCGGCGGGGCGGATGAAGACGCCGCCGAAGGTGTGGAAGTTGATCCACGCGAAGATGTTCGGCAGGCGCGAGGTGAGCTCGACGATCGCGCGCGACTCGGGCTCGCTCGTCGCGTACGGGCCTGCGCCCTTCTGCTCGGGCTCGGGCGCCCACGCGTAGGGGAAGTTGCGGTTCATGTCGACCGCGTTGTCCGAGAGGTAGCTCGGCGCCGGGATCGTGAAGCCGTCCCAGCGCTCGATCATGCCCTCGGGATAGACCGAGTAGTACGGCCCGGGATCCTCGACGCCGCGCGGGAGCATGAGCCCCGGCACCTCGGGCGAGGCGACGAAATCCCCCGCCGGATCCTCGCGCCGGATGGACAGCGCGCGGCCGTCTCCGTCGATGTCCGCGGTGCGCCAGTACGGCTGGTTGCGGCCGATGCGCTCGTCGCGCGGGTTCGAGCGCACGTAGCCGCTCGTGCCGAGCACGTGATCGGCGCCGTCGGGGCAGATGCGCGGCAGAACGTAGATGGTCACGTCCTCGCGCAACAGCTCGGCGAGGTGCGCGGGCAGGTCGTGCAAGGGCGCCGCGGGATCGACGAGGTTTCGGATCGCGTCCTCGGCGATCGCGAGCGCGACGCTGCAACCGGCGACCTCCACGGCGTGCATGTTGCCGTCGACCCAGGCCACGGGGCCGTCGCCGTCGGGGCGCAGGCCGATCTTGAGCAGCCACAAAGATCGCCCCTCGGGCGTCTCGCCGATGCTCTCGAGCCGCACGATCTCGGGGAACGCCTCGGCCCACGCGCGCAGCTGCCGGGTGAGCTCCTCGTACGTCACGTAGCGGGAGCGAAAGCCGACCGAGAGCGCCTCGAGCCGCTCGCGCACGCCCTTGCCTGTGTCTTGCATGACCCGAACGGTCGCAAAGCCCAGCGCACGCTGCAAGCGCGCGGCAAAAGGCGCCCTTCTCTTGCGCCCGCCGCCAAACATTGATTGATTGCGAGGTTCGGGGCTCTGCCGAGGGCCCACCTCGAGCCATGCGCGCGCGTGCCGATTTCCTCGAAGGGCTCCTCGAGCTCCACCGGTACGACGACCGCAACGCGCGCCGCACCGTCTTCCGTCAGAGCATGGCCGCGCTCGCGATCGAGGCCTCCCTCGACGGCCCCGCCCCGCTCGACGGGCTGAGCCCCGAGGCGCTCTTGCGAAGCGCCCGCGCAGCCCTCGGCGACGGGCTCTTCGACGAGCTCGACTGGCTCGCCCCGCCCGCGGCTGCCGCGGCCCTCTACGAGATCACCGGCGCCCTTCCCCTCGGCCCCGAGCGCCGCGAGCTCGGCCGCCGCGTGATCGCGGAGCTGTACGAGGGCAGCGCGCCAACGTTCGTCGCGGTGGCCACGCGCATGGCCCTCGGCTCCGCGCGCGCCCTCTCCGGCGCCCCCGTGCGCGCCCGCATCGCGCTCGCCTTGCAGCTCGGCAGCACGGTCGACGTGCCCGTCGATCCGCTCGCCCTGGCGCTCGTCTCGCGCCGCGAGCTTTGCCGCGACTGGGTGGGCGCGGGCTCGACGGGATCGCTGCCCGAGCGACGCCTCGCGGCCCGCCTGTTCGAGCGCGCCGTGCGCGAGGCCGTGCGTCGCGCGAGTGGAGGCGAGGATCACGCCCTGCGCCTGTTTCGCGGCCTCGGCGAGACCAACCCGCCCAGCTCGATGCGCCCGCTCGGCGTCTCCGACACGCTGACCGGCGCCTACCGCCTGCTGCTCGCGGATCGCGAGACGCTCGTCTGGCGCCACGTCGCCGCCGCGCGGGGCTTGCTCGCGGCCGCGCTGCCCGACATCGGCGCCGAGCTCCGCGCGCACCTGTCGCCCGAGCTGTCCCCGACCGAGTGGCGCCGCGCGGCGACCTCGCTCGCGGCCGCGATCGCCGTCGATCCCGACCGCTACCTCGCGCTCTGCCGCGAGCTGCTCGCGAGCCCGCTCATGCGCGCCGATCCGGGCATCGCCACGGCCATGGTCTGGGGCCTGCCCCGCGCCGCCGACGCCGAGCCCGAGGCCGCCGAGCTGCTCCTCGACGCCGTCGTCGCCTCCTACCCCATCGCCGTCGCCGACAGCGTCGTCGACCTGCAGGCCGAGCTCGGCCCGAGCTTCGGCGTGCGCGCGCGCGCCGCGTGCATGCAAGCGCTCTCCGCGAGCCTCGCCGCGCCCCAGGCCGACGACGGCCTCGCCGCGCTCGGCCAGTCGATTCTGCGCGATCTCGAGGGCCGCGATCCTTCGGAGCTGGCCTCCGCCGTTCGCTCGGCCGTGACGGCGTTCGTCGAGAGCGGCAGCCGTGAGGCGCACGCGCGCGCGCTCGGGGCGCTCGAGGTCGCCGGCAGCACGCTCGACGCGGTCGAGGCGCTGAGCCCCGGCGACGAGGACACGGCGCACGCGAGCATGTCGCGAAGGGCTGCGGCGAGGCTCCTGCGCGAGCTCGACGTGCACCTGTACGAGTCTGGCGTTCTGCGCAGCTTGCTCCTGCTCGATCGGCGCCCGGGCGCGGAGACGGGGGGCGTGCCGGGGCTCGATGCGCTCGACGACAGGCTCACGCGCTGGCTGCTCGGCAGCGAGGCCGCGGGCACGGCCGCGCACGTGACGTTTCACCAGCGAAACCTCCGCGTCCTTTTGCACGTGGTTGACGGCGAGATCCCCGGCGAGAGCGACGAGGAGCGCGCCCGCGGCAAGCTGCGCCTCACCGACACGTGCGAGGTCCTCTTGCAAAGGCTCGCCGCCGAGCCGAGCTCGCCGCTGCGCCGCGCGATCGCCGCCACGGTGGCGCGCGCCTTCGACGCGCTCGTGCGCACGGGCGCCGCCGATCCTGCCGACGTGCTGCTCTACGCGGGCGTGCGCGCGCCGGGCCGATCGATGCTCGAGATCCTCGCCGAGGCGACCGTGCACCTCGACGTGCGCCAGCTCCTCGAAGGGCTCTCGCGCTTCGCCCGCGCGCTCGAGGCCTCCGACGGCACGCTGGACGAGCGCAGGGACGTCGCGCTCACGGCCCTCGAAGCGCTCGTCGCGGATCTGCCGACGGGCGCCTCCCAGCGCGCCGAGGCGCTCCGGGCCGCGCTCTCCCGGCTCGCGCGGGGCCTCGAGTCCGTGCACCGCGCCCGCGCGCTCTCCTCGCTCTCGGAGGCCCTCGCCAAGGACGGCTCTCCCCTCGCCTCGCTCGAGGATGCCCTCGCCGCGCTCGCGCGCCTCACGGCCTCGGCGCGCCGCAGGTTCCGCGACGGGGCCGAGGACGAGGTCCCCTCGTCCACCTGGAGCAGCAAGCACGCGCTCGCGTTCGCGGCGGGCATCTCGCGCAAGGACTCGCCCACCGCGCCGGAAGAGCTCGAGGCCGCGGTCGCCCAGGTCGTGAGCCTGGCGCGCACGGCCCTGCCCCATCCCTTCGCGGAGGCCGTGACCCTCGTCGTGCCGCGCCTCTTGCAGCTACCGGCGCAGCGCGCGGGGCGCGGGAGCGAGCCCGATGCGCACCCTCCCGCGGCGGATGCGCCCCTGCCCGCGTGGCTGCCGCCGCGGCGCGTGCTCGGCGGATTCTATGTGCACAAACGGCTTGGCGGCGGCGCGGTCGGCACGGTCTTCGTGGTCACGCGGGCCGAGGAGCGCCACGACCCGCGCGCCGAGCGCTTCGCCCTCAAGGTCCCCGACTACGACGCGACGGCCGCGCGCAGCGTGTCGGAGGCCGAATTTTTAAAACTCTTCCGCGAGGAGGCAGGCGCTCTGTTGTCCCTGCCCGATCACCAGAACCTGCCGCGCTTCGTCACGTTCGACGCGGGCGCGCGGCCGAAGCCGATCCTCGTGATGGAGCTCATCGAGGGCATGCGCTGCGACAAGCTCGTCGACGGGCGGGGCTTGACCATGCAGACGGCGCTCGGGCTGCTCGACGGCGTGCTCGCGGGGCTCGAGGCGATGCACTCGGTGCGGGTGGGTCACCTCGACATCAAGCCCTCGAACGTGGTGTTGCGCGGCGGCATGGAGCCCGTGCTCGTCGACTTCGGCCTCGCGGGCCGGCACATCCGGCCGGGCTGCGCGACGGCGCCCTACGGCGCGCCCGAGGTCTGGGGCGTGATGCCCGAGGGCGCAGGGGCCTCGGCCCTCACGGCGGACATCTACAGCTTCGGCTGCTTCGCCTTCGAGGTGCTCACGGGCGAGACGCTCTTCGATGGCCCGAGCGACGTGGCGATGATCTCCGCGCACCTCATGCACGACGGGCTGCCGCAGAAGGTCCGTCGCTTGACGACCGGCCGCCTCGCGTCGCTCGGGATGTTCCTGTTCCAGTGCCTCCGGCACAACCCCGAGCACCGCATGACGGCGGGCGCGCTCCGGGCCGAGCTGCGGCGCATCGCCCCCGAGCTTGCGCGTGTCCGCTGGCCAGTTGGGGTCGAA includes:
- a CDS encoding M14 family metallopeptidase, whose protein sequence is MQDTGKGVRERLEALSVGFRSRYVTYEELTRQLRAWAEAFPEIVRLESIGETPEGRSLWLLKIGLRPDGDGPVAWVDGNMHAVEVAGCSVALAIAEDAIRNLVDPAAPLHDLPAHLAELLREDVTIYVLPRICPDGADHVLGTSGYVRSNPRDERIGRNQPYWRTADIDGDGRALSIRREDPAGDFVASPEVPGLMLPRGVEDPGPYYSVYPEGMIERWDGFTIPAPSYLSDNAVDMNRNFPYAWAPEPEQKGAGPYATSEPESRAIVELTSRLPNIFAWINFHTFGGVFIRPAGDKTDKRMDQSDLALYLKLEGWAEQYTGYPMVSGYEEFTYEPDKPLSGDLCAYAYAQRGTVAMVCELWDLWKQVGLPVLRPFVFNYQRRKREDLVQVARWDRDHNKGRVIGAWKSVEHPQLGKVEIGGHDPRFGIWNPPPERLAEVCEQQARFFFRLASLAPRLRVSSPEVKRIGEDLWEVSATVENLGYLPTFVLSSSRALPWNDAVRARIATEAGVSLAAGEAEIEVGHLDGWGASELLSAPALPRSAGGLRRKRVRWVVQGRGRLTIRAGCPRTGHVEARVEVG
- a CDS encoding serine/threonine-protein kinase; its protein translation is MRARADFLEGLLELHRYDDRNARRTVFRQSMAALAIEASLDGPAPLDGLSPEALLRSARAALGDGLFDELDWLAPPAAAAALYEITGALPLGPERRELGRRVIAELYEGSAPTFVAVATRMALGSARALSGAPVRARIALALQLGSTVDVPVDPLALALVSRRELCRDWVGAGSTGSLPERRLAARLFERAVREAVRRASGGEDHALRLFRGLGETNPPSSMRPLGVSDTLTGAYRLLLADRETLVWRHVAAARGLLAAALPDIGAELRAHLSPELSPTEWRRAATSLAAAIAVDPDRYLALCRELLASPLMRADPGIATAMVWGLPRAADAEPEAAELLLDAVVASYPIAVADSVVDLQAELGPSFGVRARAACMQALSASLAAPQADDGLAALGQSILRDLEGRDPSELASAVRSAVTAFVESGSREAHARALGALEVAGSTLDAVEALSPGDEDTAHASMSRRAAARLLRELDVHLYESGVLRSLLLLDRRPGAETGGVPGLDALDDRLTRWLLGSEAAGTAAHVTFHQRNLRVLLHVVDGEIPGESDEERARGKLRLTDTCEVLLQRLAAEPSSPLRRAIAATVARAFDALVRTGAADPADVLLYAGVRAPGRSMLEILAEATVHLDVRQLLEGLSRFARALEASDGTLDERRDVALTALEALVADLPTGASQRAEALRAALSRLARGLESVHRARALSSLSEALAKDGSPLASLEDALAALARLTASARRRFRDGAEDEVPSSTWSSKHALAFAAGISRKDSPTAPEELEAAVAQVVSLARTALPHPFAEAVTLVVPRLLQLPAQRAGRGSEPDAHPPAADAPLPAWLPPRRVLGGFYVHKRLGGGAVGTVFVVTRAEERHDPRAERFALKVPDYDATAARSVSEAEFLKLFREEAGALLSLPDHQNLPRFVTFDAGARPKPILVMELIEGMRCDKLVDGRGLTMQTALGLLDGVLAGLEAMHSVRVGHLDIKPSNVVLRGGMEPVLVDFGLAGRHIRPGCATAPYGAPEVWGVMPEGAGASALTADIYSFGCFAFEVLTGETLFDGPSDVAMISAHLMHDGLPQKVRRLTTGRLASLGMFLFQCLRHNPEHRMTAGALRAELRRIAPELARVRWPVGVEAPAAPTAERIRS